In Marisediminicola antarctica, one DNA window encodes the following:
- a CDS encoding molybdopterin-dependent oxidoreductase: MRFEVNGVPVETTPAAGQSLRSLLRDQEHFEVKKGCDAGDCGACSVLVDGVPMHSCIYPAARIEGRSVTTADGLAEGGTTADDPGAPAHGEAGHLHPVQQAFVDGAAFQCGFCTPGMVVTASTFTAEQLSDEASGDLPRLMKGNLCRCTGYRAIGDALCGRANVERPLAGTSIGKSVPAPAGERIVRGLEPFTLDLATPGLLHLSVLGSPHPHARIRSIDTAAASALSGVHAVLTHLDSPDMLFSTGRHQNRTDDPDDTRVLDTVVRFRGQRVAAVVADTLAIAEAACRLILIDYEQLPANFDPELATAPGTPLLHGEKGAESGLADPAANLVAELHGEMGDVAGALTAGHAVVRGTWRTQRVTHVALETHATRGWFDELGRIVLRTSSQVPYLVRDELCHIFGLHRSQLRVITARVGGGFGGKQELLTEDIVLLAMQKTGRPVQYEFSRTDEFTIAPTRHPMRIRVAVAADAEGVLTAIDVDVLADTGAYGNHGPGVMFHGCNESLSIYRCANKRVDARSVYTNNLPSGAFRGYGLGQIIFAVESAMDELARDLGIDPFEFHRRNVIVPGDPMVVTDPDEETDLLYGSYGLDQCLDLAEAALARGNGVLPPAGDGWRVGTGMGVAMIATLPPRGHFADVTLSVDACGTYSVGVGTADFGSGTTTAHTQLLASAMNTRVERIAMRQSDTDIVAHDTGAFGSAGTVVAGKAILVAAGALRARLLEGAAALVGAGGATAELSERGVTVGDRLVTFADLLAVTAASDWTATGSDDGTPRSVAFNVHAFRVAVDTATGEVRILQSIQAADAGVVINPEQLRGQVEGGTAQAIGTVLYEEMRLDGEGRVLNPEIRNYHLPQFADVPHTEVYFADTVDAHGPIGAKSMSEAPYNPVAPALANAVRDAIGVRPVELPMSRDRVWRMLHG; this comes from the coding sequence ATGAGGTTCGAGGTCAACGGGGTACCGGTGGAGACGACTCCGGCCGCCGGGCAGAGCCTGAGGTCGCTGCTGCGCGACCAGGAGCACTTCGAGGTCAAGAAGGGCTGCGACGCCGGCGACTGCGGCGCCTGCTCGGTGCTCGTCGACGGGGTGCCGATGCACTCCTGCATCTACCCGGCCGCGCGCATCGAGGGCCGCAGCGTCACCACCGCCGACGGGCTCGCCGAGGGCGGCACGACCGCCGACGACCCGGGCGCACCGGCGCACGGCGAGGCCGGGCACCTGCATCCGGTGCAACAGGCTTTCGTCGACGGCGCCGCGTTCCAGTGCGGCTTCTGCACCCCCGGCATGGTCGTCACAGCGTCGACGTTCACCGCGGAGCAGCTGTCCGACGAGGCGAGCGGCGACCTGCCCCGGCTGATGAAGGGCAACCTGTGCCGCTGCACGGGCTACCGCGCGATCGGCGACGCCCTCTGCGGCCGCGCCAACGTCGAGCGGCCGCTGGCGGGCACCTCGATCGGCAAGTCGGTGCCCGCCCCGGCCGGGGAGCGGATCGTGCGCGGCCTCGAGCCGTTCACGCTCGACCTTGCCACCCCTGGCCTGCTGCACCTCAGCGTGCTCGGGAGCCCGCACCCGCACGCGCGCATCCGGTCGATCGACACGGCCGCGGCATCCGCCCTCTCCGGGGTGCACGCGGTGTTGACCCACCTCGACTCCCCCGACATGCTGTTCTCGACCGGGCGGCACCAGAACCGCACCGACGACCCCGACGACACGCGCGTGCTCGACACGGTCGTGCGGTTTCGCGGCCAGCGGGTCGCCGCGGTCGTCGCCGACACCCTCGCGATTGCCGAGGCCGCCTGCCGCCTCATCTTGATCGACTACGAGCAGCTGCCGGCGAACTTCGACCCCGAGCTTGCGACCGCGCCCGGAACGCCGCTTCTGCACGGCGAGAAGGGGGCGGAGTCGGGGCTCGCCGACCCGGCGGCGAACCTCGTCGCCGAGCTGCACGGCGAGATGGGCGACGTCGCTGGGGCGCTGACGGCCGGCCACGCCGTCGTGCGCGGCACCTGGCGCACCCAGCGGGTGACCCACGTGGCGCTCGAGACGCACGCAACGCGCGGCTGGTTCGACGAGCTCGGCCGCATTGTGCTGCGCACGAGCTCGCAGGTGCCGTACCTGGTGCGCGACGAGCTCTGCCACATCTTCGGGCTGCACCGCTCGCAGCTGCGGGTCATCACCGCGCGCGTCGGCGGCGGCTTCGGCGGCAAGCAGGAGCTGCTCACCGAGGACATCGTGCTGCTCGCGATGCAGAAGACCGGCCGCCCGGTGCAGTATGAGTTCAGCCGTACCGACGAGTTCACGATCGCGCCGACCCGGCATCCGATGCGCATCCGAGTGGCCGTGGCGGCGGATGCCGAGGGAGTACTGACGGCGATCGACGTCGACGTTCTGGCCGACACGGGCGCCTACGGCAACCACGGCCCCGGCGTCATGTTCCACGGCTGCAACGAATCGCTCAGCATCTACCGCTGCGCCAACAAACGCGTCGACGCCCGCTCGGTCTACACGAACAACCTGCCGTCGGGCGCATTCCGCGGCTATGGCCTCGGCCAGATCATCTTCGCCGTCGAGTCCGCGATGGACGAACTCGCCCGCGACCTGGGCATCGACCCGTTCGAGTTCCACCGCCGCAACGTGATCGTGCCGGGCGACCCGATGGTCGTCACCGATCCGGACGAGGAGACCGACCTGCTCTACGGCAGCTACGGCCTGGACCAGTGCCTCGACCTCGCCGAGGCGGCCCTCGCGCGCGGCAACGGCGTGCTGCCGCCGGCCGGCGACGGCTGGCGGGTCGGCACCGGCATGGGTGTCGCGATGATCGCGACCCTGCCGCCGCGCGGGCACTTCGCCGACGTGACCCTGTCGGTGGATGCCTGCGGCACCTACTCGGTCGGGGTCGGCACCGCCGACTTCGGCAGCGGCACGACGACCGCGCACACGCAGCTTCTGGCGAGCGCAATGAACACGCGCGTCGAGCGGATCGCGATGCGCCAGTCCGACACCGACATCGTGGCGCACGACACGGGCGCGTTCGGCTCGGCGGGCACCGTCGTGGCGGGCAAGGCGATCCTCGTGGCCGCCGGGGCACTGCGTGCGCGGCTGCTCGAGGGGGCGGCGGCACTCGTCGGCGCGGGCGGTGCTACCGCGGAGCTGAGCGAGCGCGGCGTCACGGTCGGCGACCGCCTCGTGACCTTCGCCGATCTGCTCGCGGTGACAGCGGCATCCGACTGGACGGCGACCGGCAGCGACGACGGCACTCCGCGCTCGGTCGCGTTCAACGTGCACGCGTTCCGGGTCGCGGTCGACACCGCGACCGGCGAGGTGCGCATTCTGCAGTCGATCCAGGCGGCGGATGCCGGCGTCGTCATCAACCCGGAGCAGCTGCGCGGCCAGGTCGAGGGCGGCACCGCACAGGCGATCGGCACCGTGCTCTACGAGGAGATGCGGCTCGATGGCGAGGGGCGCGTGCTCAACCCGGAGATCCGCAACTACCACCTGCCGCAGTTCGCCGATGTGCCGCACACCGAGGTGTACTTCGCCGACACCGTCGACGCGCACGGCCCGATCGGGGCCAAGTCGATGAGCGAGGCGCCGTACAACCCCGTCGCGCCCGCGCTCGCGAACGCGGTGCGGGATGCGATCGGGGTACGTCCGGTGGAGCTTCCGATGTCGCGGGACCGGGTCTGGCGGATGCTGCACGGTTGA
- a CDS encoding FAD binding domain-containing protein → MDLNTVAAIRQARERADLALAPGEAILGGGSWLFSEPQNHLIGLVDLTTMGWASIEVTESGLSIAATCTFTELSRFELSASAPAWAAVPLLRQCCTALLGSFKIWHAATVGGNICLALPAGPMTSLGAALDAEALIWMPDGRDRRVRVLDFVTGVESTVLQPGEVLRSIEIPTRTLTSRTGFRKIALSPLGRSGTVVIARLDTDGGFAVTVSGGTDRPVQLSFDALPTAGELATRVHGIDNWYDDAHGAPDWRRAMSAHLAEQLRTELAVTA, encoded by the coding sequence GTGGATCTAAACACCGTCGCGGCGATCCGCCAGGCGCGCGAGCGCGCCGACCTCGCCCTGGCACCCGGCGAGGCGATCCTCGGCGGCGGCTCGTGGCTCTTCTCCGAACCGCAGAACCACCTCATCGGGCTCGTCGACCTCACCACCATGGGCTGGGCTTCGATCGAGGTCACCGAATCCGGGCTCTCGATCGCAGCGACCTGCACGTTCACCGAGCTGAGCCGGTTCGAGCTCTCCGCGTCCGCCCCAGCCTGGGCCGCCGTGCCCCTCCTCCGGCAGTGCTGCACGGCGCTGCTCGGCTCCTTCAAGATCTGGCACGCCGCCACGGTCGGCGGCAACATCTGCCTCGCCCTCCCCGCCGGGCCGATGACCTCGCTCGGCGCCGCGCTCGACGCCGAGGCTCTGATCTGGATGCCGGACGGACGCGACCGGCGCGTACGCGTGCTCGACTTCGTGACGGGGGTCGAGTCGACGGTGCTTCAGCCGGGTGAGGTGCTGCGCTCGATCGAGATCCCGACGCGCACCCTCACCTCCCGCACCGGATTCCGCAAGATCGCCCTCTCCCCCCTTGGCCGCTCCGGCACGGTCGTGATCGCCCGGCTCGACACCGATGGCGGCTTCGCCGTGACGGTCTCCGGCGGCACCGACCGGCCCGTGCAGCTGAGCTTCGACGCGCTGCCGACCGCCGGCGAGCTCGCGACCCGGGTGCACGGCATCGACAACTGGTATGACGACGCCCACGGGGCTCCCGACTGGCGCCGGGCCATGAGCGCGCACCTGGCCGAGCAGCTTCGCACAGAATTGGCGGTCACCGCATGA
- a CDS encoding LemA family protein: MEILIVVGIIVLIAVIAGIYLWSTYNSLVTLNVRVDEAWSDITVQLKRRADLLPNLIEAVKGYAAHEKGVFEAVTKARAETLQAQGPADASAAENHMQSALKSIFAVAEAYPQLQASQNFLHLQGELVDTEDKIQASRRFYNGGVRELNTKIKQFPNTLFVRSLGFTERDFFEVANPAAIAEPPRVQF; encoded by the coding sequence ATGGAAATCCTGATTGTTGTCGGCATCATTGTGCTCATTGCCGTCATCGCCGGCATCTACCTGTGGTCGACCTACAACTCCCTCGTCACCCTCAATGTGCGTGTCGACGAGGCGTGGAGCGACATCACCGTTCAGCTCAAGCGCCGGGCAGACCTGCTGCCCAACCTCATCGAGGCGGTCAAGGGCTACGCGGCACACGAGAAGGGTGTCTTCGAGGCGGTCACCAAGGCGAGAGCCGAGACCCTCCAGGCACAGGGACCGGCGGATGCCTCCGCAGCCGAGAACCACATGCAGTCCGCGCTCAAGAGCATCTTCGCCGTCGCCGAGGCCTATCCGCAGCTGCAGGCCAGCCAAAACTTCCTTCACCTGCAGGGCGAGCTCGTCGACACCGAGGACAAGATCCAGGCCTCGCGCCGGTTCTACAACGGCGGCGTGCGCGAGTTGAACACCAAGATCAAGCAGTTCCCGAACACCCTCTTCGTGCGCAGCCTCGGATTCACCGAGCGCGACTTCTTCGAGGTCGCCAACCCCGCCGCGATCGCGGAACCGCCGCGCGTGCAGTTCTGA
- a CDS encoding M48 family metalloprotease: protein MYRAIAANKRNTIFIIALFLVLIGALGLVANFMYSPSGSYSIFIGTVVGALIYVVIQYFASSGQAVALSGAKQIEKRDNPRLYRTVENLAITTGMPMPKVYIIDDPAPNAFAAGRDPKHAVVAATTGLLDLMDDSELEGVMAHEMGHVQNYDIRVTTIVFGLVVAVGFLADILLRMSFFSRGGRNNGNVIFLVLGLAAMIVAPIVATAVQAAVSRQREYLADATGALTTRHPDALASALEKLGAYGRPMQKQNSTMAHMWIADPTKPGIIDRMFSTHPPIADRAKRLRESGLRF, encoded by the coding sequence ATGTACAGGGCAATCGCCGCCAACAAGCGGAACACAATTTTCATCATTGCGCTCTTTCTGGTGCTCATTGGCGCGCTCGGGCTCGTCGCGAACTTCATGTACAGCCCGAGTGGCTCGTACTCGATCTTCATCGGCACCGTCGTCGGTGCGCTCATCTACGTGGTCATCCAGTACTTCGCCTCGAGCGGCCAGGCCGTCGCGCTGAGCGGGGCGAAGCAGATCGAGAAGCGTGACAACCCGAGGCTGTACCGCACAGTCGAGAATCTCGCGATCACGACCGGGATGCCGATGCCGAAGGTCTACATCATCGACGATCCCGCCCCCAACGCCTTCGCGGCCGGGCGCGACCCCAAGCACGCGGTCGTCGCAGCGACCACGGGGCTGCTCGACCTGATGGACGATTCCGAGCTCGAGGGCGTCATGGCGCACGAGATGGGGCACGTGCAGAACTACGACATCCGGGTCACGACGATCGTCTTCGGCCTCGTCGTCGCGGTCGGCTTCCTCGCCGACATTCTGTTGCGGATGAGCTTCTTCTCCCGCGGCGGGCGTAACAACGGCAATGTGATCTTCCTCGTGCTCGGGCTCGCCGCGATGATCGTTGCGCCTATCGTCGCGACGGCCGTGCAAGCAGCCGTATCGCGCCAGCGGGAGTACCTCGCGGATGCGACCGGTGCCCTGACCACCCGCCATCCGGATGCCCTCGCGAGCGCCCTCGAGAAGCTTGGCGCTTACGGGCGGCCGATGCAGAAGCAGAATTCGACGATGGCGCACATGTGGATCGCCGACCCCACCAAGCCCGGCATCATCGACCGCATGTTCAGCACGCACCCGCCGATCGCCGATCGCGCGAAGCGCCTGCGCGAGAGCGGCCTGCGCTTCTAA
- a CDS encoding winged helix-turn-helix domain-containing protein — MADDISPARARRIALAAQGFGRTTVAAPGIRQLNLAIGRLGLLQLDSVNVFERSHYLPLFARLGAYDKAALDRLTFARGGRYIEYWAHEAAIIPVDTWPLLRWRMQRFRDRAETDAAHWAHANRPMIQWLREELAEKGPLPASAVEHDLNKRSGPWWGWSDVKTGLEAMFRWGDLVSAGRTRFERIYALPEQILSGEVLGRTVSREEAHRELLARAASAHGIGTAADLADYFRLGRAESVTALHELEDAGVVSRVAVRQWKQPAWLHRDARGPRRIDTVAMLSPFDPVVWDRPRAERMFGFRYRIEIYTPAARRTFGYYSLPILLDDALVGRIDLKSDRQNRVLRVQSAWSEPGAPAETAARLVPVLRDAASWQGLERIEVVGRGTLSPGLAAELGVALS; from the coding sequence GTGGCCGACGACATCTCTCCCGCCCGGGCGCGCCGGATCGCGCTCGCCGCGCAGGGCTTCGGTCGGACGACCGTGGCGGCACCGGGCATCCGGCAACTCAACCTCGCGATCGGGCGGCTCGGGCTGCTGCAGCTCGACTCGGTCAATGTCTTCGAGCGCAGCCACTACCTGCCCCTGTTTGCCCGGCTCGGCGCCTACGACAAGGCTGCACTCGACCGTCTCACCTTCGCCCGCGGCGGTCGTTATATCGAGTATTGGGCGCACGAAGCGGCCATCATCCCCGTCGACACGTGGCCGCTGCTGCGCTGGCGCATGCAGCGCTTCCGAGACCGTGCCGAGACGGATGCCGCACACTGGGCCCACGCCAACCGGCCGATGATCCAGTGGCTCAGGGAGGAACTCGCCGAGAAGGGCCCGCTCCCGGCGAGCGCCGTCGAGCACGACCTCAACAAGAGATCGGGCCCGTGGTGGGGCTGGTCCGACGTCAAGACCGGGCTCGAGGCGATGTTCCGCTGGGGCGATCTCGTGAGCGCGGGTCGAACCCGGTTCGAGCGCATCTACGCGCTGCCGGAGCAGATTCTGTCTGGTGAAGTGCTCGGGCGCACAGTGTCGCGGGAGGAGGCCCACCGCGAGCTCCTGGCCCGCGCGGCATCCGCCCACGGCATCGGCACGGCAGCCGATCTCGCCGACTACTTCCGACTCGGCCGGGCAGAGTCGGTCACGGCCCTCCATGAGCTCGAGGATGCCGGAGTGGTCTCGAGGGTCGCCGTTCGCCAGTGGAAGCAGCCCGCGTGGCTGCACCGCGATGCGCGCGGTCCGCGGCGGATCGACACGGTCGCGATGCTCTCTCCGTTCGATCCGGTCGTCTGGGACCGCCCGCGCGCCGAGCGGATGTTCGGCTTCCGCTACCGCATCGAGATCTACACCCCCGCGGCGCGGCGCACCTTCGGCTATTACTCGCTGCCGATCCTGCTCGACGACGCTCTGGTCGGGCGCATCGACCTGAAGAGCGATCGGCAGAACCGCGTGCTGCGGGTGCAGTCGGCCTGGTCGGAACCTGGCGCGCCTGCCGAGACGGCGGCGCGGCTCGTGCCTGTGTTGCGCGATGCGGCGTCGTGGCAGGGACTCGAGCGAATCGAGGTCGTCGGCCGCGGCACTCTCTCCCCGGGCCTCGCGGCAGAACTCGGGGTGGCGCTCTCCTGA
- a CDS encoding ABC transporter substrate-binding protein: MFRKRNLAGLAAIAAVAITLSGCAGTDSGTDGADDGGVDAATATSAEDFGGLDALVEAAQEEGELNVIALPENWANYGLIIAAFEEKYGITVNSADPDVSSAEEITAADNLAGQDTAPDVFDLGTAVALDSLDYFAPYQVANWAEIPDENKESTGLWVNDYTGSMSIGFNSNEVDEPTSLDDLLGEGYKGKVAINGDPTQAGAAFAAVGLAAAQRGGSLDDFQPGIDFFSELNAAGNFLPLDPTEATIASGETPVVFDWSYNNLAVASTVDGWEVTTLPGVAYTSYYNQAINADAPHPAAARLWQEFIFSPEAQNLYLAAGAYPVTLVAMVDAGTVDQGALDAVGELPEDLVTPTTEQSEAAAALLAEKWAAAIG; this comes from the coding sequence TTGTTCAGAAAGAGAAACCTCGCAGGCCTCGCGGCAATCGCCGCAGTCGCGATCACGCTTTCCGGCTGTGCCGGGACGGATTCCGGCACAGACGGCGCCGACGACGGCGGCGTCGACGCCGCCACCGCGACGAGCGCGGAAGACTTCGGCGGACTCGACGCCCTCGTCGAAGCAGCTCAGGAGGAGGGCGAGCTCAACGTCATCGCGCTCCCCGAGAACTGGGCCAACTACGGACTGATCATCGCCGCGTTCGAGGAGAAGTACGGCATCACCGTGAACTCCGCCGACCCCGATGTCTCCAGCGCCGAGGAGATCACGGCCGCCGACAACCTCGCCGGCCAGGACACCGCCCCCGACGTCTTCGACCTCGGCACCGCTGTCGCACTCGACAGCCTCGACTACTTCGCGCCCTACCAGGTCGCCAACTGGGCCGAGATCCCCGACGAGAACAAGGAGTCGACCGGCCTCTGGGTCAACGACTACACCGGCAGCATGTCGATCGGGTTCAACTCCAACGAAGTCGACGAGCCGACGTCGCTCGACGACCTGCTCGGTGAGGGCTACAAGGGCAAGGTCGCCATCAACGGCGACCCGACCCAGGCCGGTGCGGCCTTCGCGGCCGTCGGCCTCGCGGCAGCGCAGCGCGGCGGATCGCTCGACGACTTCCAGCCCGGCATCGACTTCTTCTCGGAGCTCAACGCGGCGGGCAACTTCCTGCCGCTCGACCCCACGGAAGCGACAATCGCGTCGGGTGAAACCCCCGTCGTCTTCGACTGGAGCTACAACAACCTCGCCGTCGCCTCGACGGTTGACGGTTGGGAGGTCACGACGCTTCCCGGCGTCGCGTACACCAGCTACTACAACCAGGCCATCAACGCCGACGCGCCCCACCCGGCCGCCGCGCGGCTGTGGCAGGAGTTCATCTTCAGCCCCGAGGCGCAGAACCTGTACCTCGCCGCCGGCGCCTACCCCGTGACGCTCGTCGCGATGGTCGACGCGGGAACGGTCGATCAGGGTGCCCTCGACGCAGTCGGCGAGCTGCCCGAGGATCTCGTCACGCCGACGACCGAGCAGAGTGAAGCAGCGGCTGCACTGCTGGCCGAGAAGTGGGCCGCGGCCATTGGCTAG
- a CDS encoding ABC transporter permease: MTVANAPKILSGDAEASGPRRRPSGVRRRRGVTKYLGLVPFALYVLLFLAVPTIIALGTGFFDGDGAFTLDNVSALTDPVILATFASSFWVSAITAVVGSVLGALVCYAMLGTKPDGPLRSFVSSASSVLAQFGGVMLAFAFIATIGIQGLVTILLKDTLGFDIFANGVWLYQVPGLLLPYIYFQVPLMVITFMPALEGLKPQWAEAAATLGGSRWTYWTRIAGPVLAPSFLGSLLLLFANAFSSYATAAALISQGAQIVPLQIRAALISETVLGRSNLAGALALGMIIVMVVVMTAYSFLQARTARWQQ, encoded by the coding sequence ATGACTGTCGCTAATGCGCCGAAAATCCTGAGTGGCGACGCCGAGGCCTCCGGGCCCCGGCGTCGCCCGTCGGGTGTCCGCCGCCGACGCGGTGTCACCAAGTACCTCGGTCTCGTTCCGTTCGCGCTGTACGTGCTGCTGTTCCTCGCGGTACCGACGATCATTGCGTTAGGCACGGGCTTCTTCGATGGTGATGGCGCCTTCACCCTCGACAACGTCAGCGCCCTCACCGACCCGGTCATCCTCGCCACCTTCGCGAGCTCGTTCTGGGTCTCGGCCATCACCGCGGTCGTCGGCTCGGTGCTCGGGGCGCTCGTCTGCTACGCGATGCTCGGCACGAAGCCAGACGGTCCGCTCCGTTCGTTCGTGAGCTCGGCCAGCAGTGTGCTGGCCCAGTTCGGCGGCGTCATGCTCGCCTTCGCATTTATCGCGACGATCGGCATCCAGGGCCTCGTGACGATCCTGCTCAAGGACACCCTCGGATTCGACATCTTCGCGAACGGCGTGTGGCTCTATCAGGTGCCGGGGCTGCTGCTGCCATACATCTACTTCCAGGTGCCGCTCATGGTCATCACGTTCATGCCGGCGCTCGAGGGGCTCAAGCCGCAGTGGGCCGAGGCCGCCGCCACGCTCGGCGGATCCCGCTGGACCTATTGGACCCGCATCGCCGGGCCGGTGCTCGCGCCGTCGTTCCTCGGCAGCCTCCTGCTGCTGTTCGCGAACGCCTTCTCGTCCTACGCGACAGCCGCGGCGCTCATCAGCCAGGGCGCGCAAATCGTGCCGCTGCAGATCCGTGCGGCGCTCATCAGCGAGACGGTTCTCGGCAGGTCCAACCTCGCCGGTGCCCTTGCGCTCGGCATGATCATCGTCATGGTGGTCGTCATGACGGCCTACTCGTTCCTGCAGGCGCGCACGGCGAGGTGGCAGCAGTGA